A single region of the Anticarsia gemmatalis isolate Benzon Research Colony breed Stoneville strain chromosome 19, ilAntGemm2 primary, whole genome shotgun sequence genome encodes:
- the PolI gene encoding DNA polymerase iota, whose translation MDDRNMESGCSHYNDGESEHSKCIIHVDVDCFYAQVEMVRNPELRSVPLGIQQKNIVVTSNYEARKYGVQKCMLITDALKVCPNLKLVNGEDLHNYRTASNKIFAVLLCWKCPVEKLGMDENYIDVTNLVQEKLKTTNNTSVTLTGHTYNEPSMDCQCGCHTRLRIASQIASEMRKKIYDELGFTTCAGIAHNKLLAKLICPLNKPNDQTTIYPEHGTSFMSTLPSVRSIPSIGSKTTEALISQKIITVSDLQEVSVDVLKKHFSSDMAVRLKGLSLGEDNTPVKQTGKPQSIGLEDSFKIVSVKSEVEDKFTALLQRLLVLVREDGRIPVSLRVTLRKKDAKRLSSHRESRQSQISPSIFTLSNGTLTVTEAGQQKLMNIIMRLFNKLIDLSKPFHLTLVGLAFTKFQERMTGRSSIVNYLMNDISVQSVLNLQNECDMSTTSMDYSAVSPSSSTTTDLSDAEVEPSPKKPKKVTWIAKRRCLSKEEVASPSKLKVGELRLNSKELEKVSELRLNSRDRSLTPRASPAKDNLSDTSDTMKDCEERNCDDCPSYVDKEVFSALPDDMQKELKAMWKNPSSSGVPRSSPRTTNKAKSNTIMKYFVPHK comes from the exons ATGGACGATAG GAATATGGAATCAGGCTGTTCTCATTACAATGATGGCGAAAGTGAACACTCCAAGTGTATAATTCACGTCGATGTAGATTGTTTCTATGCGCAAGTGGAGATGGTGCGAAACCCCGAATTGCGGTCGGTTCCGCTCGGCATACAACAGAAGAACATCGTCGTAACTAGCAACTACGAGGCCAGGAAGTACGGGGTGCAGAAATGCATGCTTATTACGGACGCACTGAAAGTTTGTCCTAATCTCAAACTTGTAAATGGTGAGGATTTGCACAACTACAGAACTGCTTCCAACAAGATTTTTGCCGTGTTATTATGTTGGAAATGTCCCGTCGAAAAATTGGGTATGGATGAAAATTATATAGATGTCACAAACTTAGTACAAGAAAAGTTGAAAACTACAAATAATACTTCTGTCACACTGACTGGCCATACATACAACGAACCAAGCATGGACTGCCAGTGCGGCTGCCACACTAGACTGAGGATAGCATCACAAATAGCCAGTGAAatgagaaagaaaatatatgatGAATTAGGTTTCACAACTTGTGCTGGTATAGCACATAACAAGTTGTTAGCTAAACTAAtatgtcccctaaacaaacccAATGACCAAACAACTATATACCCTGAACATGGGACCAGTTTCATGTCTACTTTACCAAGTGTTCGCTCCATTCCAAGTATTGGTTCTAAAACTACTGAAGCACttatatcacaaaaaattaTTACTGTCAGTGACCTCCAAGAGGTCTCCGTAGATGTACTAAAAAAGCATTTTAGTAGTGATATGGCTGTTAGATTGAAAGGCTTAAGTTTAGGTGAAGATAATACTCCTGTGAAACAGACTGGCAAGCCTCAGAGCATAGGTCTGGAGGACAGTTTTAAGATAGTCAGTGTGAAAAGTGAGGTAGAGGACAAGTTCACTGCCCTGCTGCAGAGGTTGCTGGTGCTCGTCAGAGAAGATGGTCGCATTCCAGTGTCATTAAGAGTTACATTAAGGAAGAAGGATGCTAAGAGATTGAGCAGTCACAGAGAATCTAGGCAGAGCCAGATCTCACCCTCAATATTCACACTAAGTAACGGCACCCTCACAGTCACTGAGGCTGGCCAGCAGAAACTCATGAACATAATAATGAGATTATTCAATAAACTAATTGATCTGTCCAAACCATTCCATTTAACTCTAGTGGGATTGGCATTCACCAAGTTCCAGGAGCGCATGACTGGCAGGAGTTCCATAGTCAACTACTTAATGAATGATATTTCCGTCCAATCTGTGCTTAACTTACAAAACGAATGTGATATGTCGACCACGTCTATGGACTACTCGGCCGTATCGCCCAGCAGTAGCACCACGACTGATCTCTCTGACGCTGAAGTCGAGCCGTCACCAAAAAAACCCAAAAAAGTTACGTGGATAGCAAAAAGACGATGTTTGTCCAAAGAAGAGGTAGCATCTCCTAGTAAACTAAAAGTTGGTGAACTCAGATTAAACTCTAAGGAATTAGAGAAGGTATCAGAGCTAAGACTGAATTCTCGCGACCGGTCATTGACGCCCCGCGCTAGTCCAGCGAAAGACAATCTGTCAGACACATCGGACACTATGAAAGATTGCGAGGAACGCAACTGCGACGACTGCCCCAGTTATGTCGACAAAGAAGTGTTCAGCGCATTGCCTGATGACATGCAGAAGGAACTCAAGGCCATGTGGAAAAACCCCTCCAGCTCAGGGGTACCCAGGAGTAGTCCGAGAACCACGAACAAAGCAAAATCGAACacaattatgaaatattttgttccaCACAAATAG
- the Cog2 gene encoding conserved oligomeric Golgi complex subunit 2: MESNTMEFTLPPAPRGLCFDRNDFVKTNFSVDNFLAEHQNVASLETMRDDLGVYLKVLRLAMIELINKDYANFVNLCATLIGFDKAIVKIQVPLGQLNDEVLSVKQCLEDAMKELSMWMNQRHGLQKKKQLLKHYSQTINCLKTLDNILKNISEKKKHERVALADRAAMQYNQLKFSIAKCDSIIKPEHKLQYNEVGGKLIQTLNDLLFQFWNDSDEENLLKTIITLASLDRVAESEMLIRKQAVAPLLQDIINEPTLQKSKDGLLGIYERILALLDTKLKLLLTVTQHSKLTFLVKKYRFLVNCFWCEVESRLEVNLASIFAPGNPQIFYRRYSESIQFVKKLEKYCSIEDIKLLHDTSEFKSFQRRWNLPVYFQIRFQEIAGSYEAALQKSPTPESANGFVLRETQKCWSAVQECWSEGVYIEALAHKFWKLTLQMLSRYATWANAYCTQKSTSHKIETTNLNINKSLINNSINVYVDIQALLQRLPQLLDLVKTRISIENKDLLAQSLRSSEGSLEGTKEKIRECIVNELYDNFNLQLKQVSDIPRLYRKTNRSVPTKPCTYIEVVSNALTEFNQEATKQLDNAFVIGIFEALFDVMTVSYYKYVEDVLTSVQKTEDSLRRLKQIREINSPQSSDNAGVTDGDKIRLQLNVDVVSYGKLADTLHLNVNSVRKFTELSSMVTDAVKNIDIK, translated from the exons ATGGAAAGTAATACAATGGAGTTTACACTTCCGCCAGCCCCAAGGGGGCTGTGCTTTGATCGGAATGATTTCGTCAAG ACAAACTTTTCCGTCGATAACTTCTTGGCGGAACATCAAAATGTAGCATCGTTAGAGACGATGCGAGATGACCTGGGAGTGTACTTAAAAGTCCTTCGATTGGCTATGATAGAGCTTATCAATAAGGACTACGCTAATTTCGTGAATCTATGCGCTACACTCATCGGGTTTGACAAGGCTATAGTTAAAATCCAGGTGCCATTAGGACAGTTGAATGATGAAGTCCTT agtGTGAAACAGTGCTTAGAGGATGCTATGAAAGAGTTGTCAATGTGGATGAACCAAAGACATGGTTTGCAAAAGAAAAAGCAGCTACTGAAACACTACAGCCAAACAATCAATTGCCTTAAAACATTGGACAACATTCTAAAAAATATCTCAGAAAAGAAGAAACATGAGAGAGTAGCACTAGCTGACAGAGCTGCTATGCAATACAATCAGTTGAAGTTTTCCATTGCTAAATGTGACAGTATAATAAAGCCAGagcataaattacaatataatgaaGTAGGAGGGAAACTTATACAAACTCTAAATGATTTACTTTTCCAATTTTGGAATGACAGTGACGAGGAGaaccttttaaaaacaattatcacACTTGCATCTTTAGATCGAGTTGCAGAGTCCGAAATGTTGATACGTAAACAAGCTGTTGCTCCATTGTTACAAGACATTATCAATGAACCAACACTACAGAAAAGTAAAGATGGACTGTTGGGCATTTATGAAAGAATCCTCGCTTTATTAGACACAAAACTAAAGTTACTCCTAACGGTAACACAACATTCCAAACTTACATTTCTTGTTAAGAAATATAGATTTTTAGTGAACTGTTTTTGGTGTGAAGTTGAGAGTAGATTGGAGGTGAATCTTGCGTCTATATTTGCTCCTGGAAACCCACAGATATTTTATAGAAGGTACAGCGAGAGCATACAGTTTGTAAAGAAATTAGAGAAATATTGTTCTATTGAAGATATAAAATTGTTGCATGATACTTCAGAGTTTAAAAGTTTCCAAAGAAGATGGAATTTGCCAGTTTATTTCCAAATACGCTTTCAAGAAATTGCAG GAAGTTACGAGGCGGCGTTACAAAAGAGCCCGACGCCAGAGAGCGCAAATGGTTTTGTATTGAGagaaacacaaaaatgttggagTGCGGTCCAAGAGTGCTGGTCAGAAGGTGTCTACATTGAAGCTTTGGCACACAAGTTTTGGAAACTGACACTACAAATGCTATCGCGATACGCGACGTGGGCTAATGCATATTGTACTCAG AAATCTACATCGCACAAGATTGAAACTACCAATCTAAACATAAACAAGTCTCTTATCAACAACAGTATTAATGTTTATGTTGATATACAAGCTCTCTTACAGAGGCTTCCACAACTGTTAGATCTTGTGAAAACTAGAATATCTATTGAGAACAAAGACCTACTTGCACAAAGTTTGCGATCTTCCGAGGGATCATTGGAGGGAACAAAAGAGAAAATACGAGAATGTATAGTCAACGAACTGTATGACAATTTCAACTTACAGTTGAAACAAGTTAGTGATATTCCCAGACTGTACAGAAAAACTAATCGCAGTGTTCCTACGAAACCTTGTACATATATAGAAGTAGTGTCGAACGCGTTGACGGAATTCAATCAGGAAGCTACGAAACAGTTAGATAATGCATTTGTTATAGGAATCTTCGAGGCGCTATTCGATGTTATGACTGTTTC ATACTACAAGTATGTAGAAGATGTTTTGACCTCTGTTCAAAAAACAGAGGATTCGCTGAGAAGACTGAAGCAAATACGAGAGATAAATTCTCCGCAGAGCAGCGACAACGCGGGCGTGACGGACGGAGACAAGATACGACTGCAACTGAACGTGGACGTCGTCTCGTATGGCAAGCTCGCCGACACACTCCACCTCAATGTAAATAGTGTACGAAAATTCACAGAACTATCCAGTATGGTAACAGAtgctgtaaaaaatatagatattaaatGA